From the Pocillopora verrucosa isolate sample1 chromosome 11, ASM3666991v2, whole genome shotgun sequence genome, the window GGGGAGATCGTCAGAATGCTATATCCCGGAAAATTTAATCGGGATACAGCGAAAAATAGTGGCCGACCCCAGAAGCTTCGTATCTTGACATATCGCGTTTAGTTACGCAATACATCGCACATACCTTCGTTTCGTGTTTTCCCACTTCCCTTTTTTTGACTCTAGCATCTTGCAGAACCATGGTTGCAATATTGTCGAATGGATTTCGCACAACATGAACAAACTTCACCTTTGCGCCGGCGGCTTTCTCTAGGAGTCGAACTGCATCAACGGCTTTGTCTTTCCTCATTGCTCCCGCTGTAAAGGCACCTGACTTGTCTCCGATCACCTGAATCAAAATTTTAGGGATGGTTCGTAATACGATTACTGTCAGGGCAATTACAGACTGAACTACTTTTCTCTATATCAAATTACGCTGTTGAAACAAACTGAGGCGCCAGTCCCTAACAACTGGTGGTCAACAGTAAATTTGGTTTCGCTTAACTACACCCAACCATTGGTTGAAAAAACCTTACAAAAAAAGACCCCCTATATGTCTCTTTATGTCTCCGATACGGGGCAGATGTACTAACCATTAAGTTATCGTCTTTGCGCATTCAATTTCTTAAAACGAAccaacaaacaaatgaacagaaaaacaaaaattccatttatCTGACCTTGATATACTGATCATACTGGCCCTGCCATTGATTTGGTACATAGTACGAATATGGAGAAGTCACATTCACTACTCTTCCTTCAAATACACGCGAGCGTCTACCGTGAGCAACTGCGCTCTGCGAAGCTCCAAATAACGTATCATAAAAAGCGTATATCGAACCATTTAGCCACGTTTGGAGACCTCCTATCCATCTTGGAAAAGCCATTGCCTCATCGGAAATCACCATGTGTGGATGTGCATCCAATAAGGAGCCAAGAAGACTGTGACGACTACGCGGATATCCAATAAAAAACAAGATACTGTGTACGTGACCATAAGCTTTGTACAAGTCGTTCTGTGAATCTGTGCCATCTGAGAAAGACCGATGAACAAAAAAAACGtcaacaaaagagcaaaaagcTGGGTTTGATTCTTAAGGTTAGCGAAGGACACCACATTGAAcgaaaattacatcaaatctcACAGCAATACATTATTTCTAAGGGTTCAAAGACATGATCAGAGAGTACTTTACGAAGCGCAAAGCGATGGAAACTTCTCTCATCGGTAGAGTAAGGTTAGTTGTTAAGTTGTTGGTGGTTGAACATTTGTCAAGACCGTGGAACATTCTGTACAATGTTGAAGGTTTTCATAGCTTGCGCTGGCATAAAGTCTGACATAGTTTGAGAAAACAAGCATAGTTTTTCCTATTTGTAAAAAAGTAGCACTGCTATATCATATATGTACCATCATCTGTAGttgttctttcgttttctcttgGTCCAGTGCGAAGTAGATCCTTTGGTTCGCTGTTTTCAGCTTGTGTCAGCAACGGTGCAGAATCAACCCCGCCATCTCCTCCTTGATTTGAATGGAAGACAAGAATGTAGACAAGGTGAAGAGAAAACCTCTTCTGTTGAAAGATGTGGTCATGATCCTGATAAAAGTGTCGTGTGGTACGACGATCCGTCAAGATCAAAATGTCACCGCAAATTTTACTCCGGGAGGGTGAAATACTCAACCAGaaagtgaattttaaaaaagtaagcaTACAGCTCAGTGTAATTCAAGATAAGCCTGGAATACAAATGGATGAAAGCTTAATGAAAAATTGATACAGAAAGGACTCCagactttcttcttcttttgagTAACGACATACCATGTTATGACGAGAAGCAAGCAAAACATTTACCTCGACTAATATTtgtgatatttgtttatttgccaaatttttctgtttctttgagttatgttgtttgtttttttgtttgttcaatgCGAACGTTATGATACACACAGCAAACAAATAACTCACCGTAGTCCTCGATAATCAGCTTTTCTTTGATGTAGAAAGCATCATCTCTCCATGTCACAAAAAGCACAGCGAGTCCAAAGccaaaaaataaaccaaaaatcACTCCTCTAAATCTGGCTAACAGCCTCCGGATCATTATACTGCCTCAGTCTCTAATTTCTGTGACCGAAAAACAATGCATTACACTGTAAATTATGCCAATAAAAAAATCCTTGCTCGAAAAAACCCCTCTccccgacgaagggctaaccctcgaaCCGTCAGCtttcgaaactctttacggtggccaatcgACATTATCAACCCAGCTGATAAAACGAAATTGTCTTGTGACaccccccaccgacgcagcaccatagtttctttaaaaactaaCCCCCTTTATCCAGATGATATATATGGGTATATACTAAAATAGTAGATAGCGTAGAAGGTGcatgggcggccgtcaccaccaaaaatacaagaatgtcaaatagatcagcaaatacaaagctggtctaAGTATCAGCGACTACACCATCACATGGTGTAGTCGCTGTTTTGATGGTGAGAAAACTGACATCCtcgatctgttttgacatttttcaatcaaagtgatGTCGAAATGCTTTAACTGCAGACACTATTTTTGGCACACTAATTAATGCATTTCGAtatcactttgattgaaaaatgtcaaaactgaTATTCTgatctgttttgaaaaaatgaattaacaaTATATTTCCATCGTCGATCATATTCTTccaggaaaaaaactttttttcctttttccatatGATTATTCATGCACTTAAGATACAAGATTTTCCAGTGGGT encodes:
- the LOC131772881 gene encoding uncharacterized protein, encoding MIRRLLARFRGVIFGLFFGFGLAVLFVTWRDDAFYIKEKLIIEDYGGDGGVDSAPLLTQAENSEPKDLLRTGPRENERTTTDDDGTDSQNDLYKAYGHVHSILFFIGYPRSRHSLLGSLLDAHPHMVISDEAMAFPRWIGGLQTWLNGSIYAFYDTLFGASQSAVAHGRRSRVFEGRVVNVTSPYSYYVPNQWQGQYDQYIKVIGDKSGAFTAGAMRKDKAVDAVRLLEKAAGAKVKFVHVVRNPFDNIATMVLQDARVKKREVGKHETKVKASYILDESISRYFGWAGGCNKARQAFPGSAIDIPSLKIVNNPADTLRKICKFLSISCSERYIQDCAATVDPVPSMTRDLIEWTTEQKNRVYEEMKKYSFFDGYSYDQ